The following proteins are co-located in the Wenzhouxiangella marina genome:
- a CDS encoding putative Ig domain-containing protein — translation MVSNKGCPEPGWIENSGRTLAALLLLIVAGSTSGSDELAGPADVVRTEPSGAGTLAPAFQRVEQDAVDWIYAGSWSTQTSGQPSGGSFAQSASAGDSAQFAFNGSWLSLGFMADRFSGEVEVSIDGIVQGIYDLYRRDDALIRLRFDGLANAAHTVSLTVTGTSNPLASATRVKLDYVDFGDGSLLPDGDFEETDPRLLYTDGWTSTSHVDASGGSYLQTGVGTAWFPFSGDSFSLHTLAYGSAGRIRLFVDGQPLDIIDLYEPVFSASAEPRVFSYQGFGPGHHVLQISSYQASVVIDRLSTPGSAPFTDPDSSGPGVARIEADDPALRFNGLPLTQASTDWVNVASISTTRASAGEVVYSAAAGDVIEFDFEGEWLGVGFLTDRFGGQLELAIDGVVVETLDLYSRYTNTLSRYYRDLGAGPHTLTLTALGTASPASSSARMTLDYLEVWDGLPLAEGVFEDDSDRVLHSRGWSRRSLVDASGGSYLETGIADGTTAWLAFTGDSVSWQSWSRFSYQDVDVRIDGVSVGLKDTYAQNEAPRVFSFDGLGPGPHVLEISQFRDDAATVDRIATPALGPAEPPPALPPIVRYEENHPELRYNDQPYRSMPQSWSEGFRPQASRGYHASSSTPGDRWALDFDGGWLALGFRSSDTSGSVEILIDGVSQGIFDTSGGVNQVRTFVFDALAPGAHTVEAEVISGPVMPDFIDVWAGEAVADGWYELELDASPPGLVQLSQRSGWREFDNEYARDDDLLSPFVSFDTNAWFNFVGTGLTVLAFERENTFLQVVIDGVDQGIVDLAPTAPFRAQPRAVHFSGLAEGAHSVQVALDSTTVNTAYLDAFNVNPADALNHTPAVEWFDTTATESLPGSSGSGFVSTIAIGDLDGNGLVELVAPSSNGRLYVYRGDGQDAGGGSPILWSSDLVGPAAEPALADLDGDGDAEIVVVGREGSFAFQHDGQLLWSNPGVASYIASEDIGWGGPSIGNLDLDPEPEIVIAAQDDALYVLDHLGNVVWSDPLPGPTPTVPVLADLTGDGVLDIVVAQGLTLKVIDYFGGGTVAWSRELPDPIAILGGSRVFGAPAIADLDGDGGAEVIVNWGHVVEALEDDGTLLWRYPTGRTDLYRPSPVTVADVTGDGQPNLVTASAILSGLFVQNHLLMVLDHAGGLVWEQVVADNSASASGVAAQDLTGNGAWEIIWNGAIDGLLLFNGPDGERLYNEPYTGSGTVLDYPSLGDVDGDGQAEIVVAGRNGLFVYGHGSRWVDARPVWNQHNYHINNINGDWSVPFTEANSWELHNTYRTQTPDRDPSCALDIDGEPVPPGFLELSPGPDSLLPTAVPLVISGRVLPVAAGQPLLSVEIDGEAVDLLDASGAFFVEVELLQGPNAFELRAVDRCAEASTTLVLQGGGDDANPWTDMADASVLLEARFSGTTHDRGRDRLLVDVQAFNGGGSLPGPVLMTIGNDADPAVGLLAADGLTPSGEPYVILVPEGQELAASGLSAPRSLAFSNPDWRSIEFTPRFIAPVNQPPYFTSIPDARATVGQAWRYELAAGDGNGDAVQLVLIAGPTGMTLVGDVLNWTPTGVGNVDVLIEARDGRGASARQGFVVRVEDASFNRPPVFTSAPSTQRPIGAEYQYDAEVQDLDGDVLSFSLQAAPAGVTVDPATGRVEWAFSAPGQHSLVLLVDDGRGGQASQAWTLFVGEPAGSVPGPAFASVPQTFAAIGVQYRYAWAATSFDGAPPSVSLLQAPPAMVLDPGTRTLSWVPSGADLGPHVVELQAVDSEGQIALQRFDLEVLAELPNQAPYLVSTPPTAARIGTPYSYLAQAVDPEFETLSWSLASAPAGMAIDPATGQLDWVPDGSQSGDWPVIVQATDPHGGTGVQAFTVRVRAANVDPIIVTGPPSSITVGAFYSVRMLASDGDGDAPIWRLLEAPAGMTLHQGLGWLHWTTTGAAPGSYPVSLEVTDGWGGRDTLDFSIELLADTQVPQVGIRMLADPACRGEAVSVCVDASDNVGLASLGLTIQGQARPLDSARCYRWTPAEAGAFPAIALAIDPSAQFAQADESLIVADCNDEQAPVVTLVSPQAGERFDAPVPIVVDIEDNTPAVLSWEVTLRRKEGEGAPVVLASGTGPVTAGEIAVFDPTVLQAGDYELDIVAGDGAQTGGLRVPLAAGTGAKPGRVAFTVRDLVWQLGAFPLVIGRSYDSLDAGPLGSTPGDFGPGWRLALSASVEDSPDDPPTAGLQLGAEPYTDQTRVTVTKPNGERVGFTFAPQGRSWPSVLQFDVVYEPDPGVTDELRALDWPDIVFALGNGYANYVIPYNPSLFELETAEGMVYVIDEELGLLEVRDPQGGVLSVDENGWQSSWGARVDYLRDGQGRITDIVLIDDDGTSELARVQYGYDALGNLVSVEDVTGGVAGYDYADPAFPHHVTATRDANGHPVAQMVFDAQGRMVAHCPSTGDLVTLDGCSLFDYDSQAGVETLFDPRGFRSDLFFDGDGLLIERHDYIDASQFLEQRWTYDEAGREIEYRDRDGGLTLRERDADGNELRRVLPDGSQWTWTYGDCGSDWLEQCDPLGNCTTRRYDAECRLIEERDPLGQVRQFGFTPEGFLNQVIDAELQGRSFVYNAAGLVEQEIDSLGQTTTFEYNALGQIRRSIDRDGNEREFVFDSDNRLIEERRPGQGTVATWTYNALNQVAGVSNADSQLAFEYDLAGRLDRVEHSAVGAPGWWLAYQYDGSGNVVQIEDSAGGLTIYEYDGVNRLSSIRQSGAGLLEKRVDIESNGSGYPLVIRRYADLAGTIAGPVTTYEYDCASCPAGLSAITHRRPNDELLFRIDFTRNALGQITGLLDTDGLHHYTWDGAGRLVDEQHPAPSGLPSGSTAWDGVGNWLSRPTDPGPVSLAYLEGSAGHRLLGDSVYSYDYTASGQLASREHVVSGERLLLSYSPLQRVDSITLEDGGGATISSASYGYAMNGWRVRAERDGVRRHYAFDFDNPTMALDDAGNVVWRRLHGRSVDRPFAIERGGQLRWLLTDHLGTVRMETDDQSQVLVEYVYDAFGQQVAGPPPSLDDSLRYTGRDFDLPGGLGHYRARLYDPRIGRFVAEDPLRPWHYRYAENNPLSFVDPSGETAAIEYALAVCEVIGLAISNTQLGLSVKAFFEDAANAINGAETSGASPYGLLPGPSSDSGSGAGAGAEIGAKLVIPCGLGNLL, via the coding sequence ATGGTTTCCAACAAAGGATGCCCGGAACCCGGGTGGATCGAGAACAGCGGCCGGACGCTGGCGGCGCTTCTGCTGCTGATCGTTGCCGGGTCGACCTCAGGCTCGGATGAGCTCGCCGGTCCGGCCGACGTCGTCCGGACCGAGCCGAGTGGAGCCGGCACCCTGGCGCCCGCGTTCCAGCGAGTCGAGCAGGACGCGGTCGATTGGATCTACGCGGGCAGCTGGTCGACGCAGACCTCGGGCCAGCCCAGCGGCGGCAGCTTCGCTCAGAGCGCGAGCGCCGGTGACTCCGCGCAATTCGCGTTCAACGGCAGCTGGCTCAGTCTGGGCTTCATGGCGGACCGCTTCAGCGGTGAAGTCGAGGTCTCGATCGACGGCATCGTCCAGGGCATCTACGACCTCTACCGGCGCGATGATGCGTTGATCCGGCTTCGCTTCGACGGCCTGGCCAACGCCGCGCACACGGTCAGCCTGACCGTGACCGGCACCTCGAATCCACTGGCGTCCGCGACTCGGGTCAAGCTCGACTACGTCGATTTCGGCGATGGTTCCTTGCTCCCCGACGGAGATTTCGAGGAGACCGATCCGCGCTTGCTCTACACCGACGGCTGGACCTCGACGAGCCATGTCGATGCCAGCGGCGGCAGCTACCTGCAGACCGGCGTCGGCACCGCCTGGTTCCCGTTCTCCGGCGATTCCTTCAGCCTGCACACGCTGGCCTACGGGAGCGCCGGACGGATCAGACTCTTCGTCGATGGCCAGCCGCTGGACATCATCGACCTGTACGAGCCGGTGTTCTCCGCATCCGCCGAGCCGCGCGTGTTTTCCTACCAGGGCTTCGGTCCGGGACACCATGTGTTGCAGATCAGCAGCTACCAGGCCAGCGTCGTGATCGATCGCCTGTCAACCCCAGGCAGCGCGCCCTTCACCGACCCGGATTCATCGGGTCCGGGTGTGGCTCGAATCGAGGCCGACGACCCGGCGCTGCGTTTCAATGGGCTGCCCTTGACCCAGGCCAGCACCGACTGGGTGAATGTGGCCAGCATCAGCACCACCCGGGCCAGTGCCGGGGAGGTCGTCTACTCGGCCGCCGCCGGCGATGTCATCGAATTCGATTTCGAGGGCGAGTGGCTGGGTGTGGGCTTCCTGACCGACCGCTTCGGCGGGCAGCTCGAGCTGGCGATCGACGGTGTGGTCGTGGAGACCCTGGACCTCTACAGCCGCTACACGAACACGCTGAGCCGCTACTACCGCGACCTGGGGGCGGGCCCGCATACGCTGACCCTGACGGCTCTGGGGACGGCCTCCCCGGCCTCGAGCAGTGCCCGGATGACCCTGGACTATCTCGAGGTCTGGGACGGGCTGCCGCTGGCCGAGGGTGTTTTCGAAGATGACAGTGATCGGGTGCTCCACAGCCGGGGCTGGTCCCGGCGCAGCCTGGTCGATGCCAGTGGTGGCAGCTACCTGGAAACGGGCATCGCGGATGGCACGACCGCCTGGTTGGCCTTCACGGGAGACTCGGTGAGCTGGCAGAGCTGGAGCCGCTTCAGCTACCAGGACGTGGACGTCCGTATCGACGGCGTCTCCGTCGGCCTGAAGGACACCTATGCCCAGAACGAGGCGCCCCGGGTGTTTTCCTTCGATGGCCTCGGTCCCGGCCCGCACGTCCTCGAGATCAGTCAGTTCCGCGACGATGCCGCGACGGTCGATCGGATCGCCACGCCAGCGCTGGGCCCGGCCGAGCCCCCGCCGGCGTTGCCACCGATCGTTCGATACGAAGAGAATCACCCGGAGCTTCGCTACAACGACCAGCCCTATCGGAGCATGCCGCAGAGCTGGTCGGAGGGCTTTCGGCCCCAGGCCAGTCGCGGCTACCATGCCAGCAGCAGCACGCCCGGAGACCGTTGGGCACTCGACTTCGACGGCGGGTGGCTCGCGCTCGGATTTCGCAGTTCCGACACCAGCGGCAGCGTGGAGATCCTGATCGATGGCGTCTCTCAGGGCATCTTCGATACCTCCGGTGGAGTCAATCAGGTCAGGACCTTCGTTTTCGACGCTCTGGCGCCTGGCGCGCACACGGTCGAGGCGGAAGTGATCAGTGGCCCGGTCATGCCGGACTTCATCGACGTCTGGGCCGGGGAGGCGGTCGCCGATGGCTGGTACGAATTGGAGCTGGATGCTTCGCCGCCCGGGCTGGTGCAGTTGAGTCAGCGCAGTGGCTGGCGCGAATTCGATAACGAGTACGCCCGGGACGACGACCTTCTGTCCCCCTTCGTCAGCTTCGATACCAATGCCTGGTTCAACTTTGTCGGCACCGGCCTGACCGTGCTGGCCTTCGAGCGCGAAAACACCTTCCTGCAGGTGGTCATCGACGGCGTCGACCAGGGCATCGTCGACCTGGCGCCGACGGCACCGTTCCGGGCCCAACCGCGCGCGGTGCATTTCAGCGGCCTGGCCGAAGGCGCGCACAGCGTCCAGGTTGCGCTGGACTCGACCACCGTCAACACGGCCTATCTGGACGCCTTCAACGTCAATCCGGCCGATGCTCTGAATCACACGCCAGCGGTCGAGTGGTTCGACACGACGGCCACGGAGAGCCTGCCGGGCAGCAGCGGTTCGGGTTTTGTTTCGACGATCGCGATCGGTGATCTCGACGGCAATGGCCTGGTCGAACTCGTGGCACCCAGTTCGAACGGTCGCTTGTACGTCTACCGGGGCGACGGGCAGGATGCGGGTGGTGGTTCGCCGATCCTCTGGTCCAGCGATCTGGTCGGGCCGGCGGCCGAGCCTGCCCTGGCGGATCTGGATGGCGATGGCGACGCCGAGATCGTCGTTGTCGGTCGTGAAGGCAGCTTCGCGTTCCAGCACGATGGTCAGCTGCTGTGGAGCAACCCCGGAGTGGCCTCCTACATCGCGTCGGAGGACATCGGTTGGGGCGGGCCGAGCATCGGCAACCTGGATCTGGATCCCGAGCCCGAGATCGTGATCGCCGCTCAGGACGACGCCCTGTACGTGCTCGATCATCTCGGCAACGTGGTCTGGAGCGATCCGCTGCCGGGCCCGACGCCGACGGTGCCGGTGCTTGCCGACCTGACGGGGGATGGCGTGCTCGATATCGTCGTGGCGCAGGGCCTGACCCTCAAGGTCATCGACTATTTCGGCGGCGGGACCGTGGCGTGGAGTCGCGAGCTGCCGGACCCGATCGCCATCCTCGGCGGCAGTCGGGTCTTCGGCGCGCCGGCCATCGCGGACCTCGATGGTGACGGTGGTGCCGAAGTCATCGTCAACTGGGGGCATGTGGTCGAAGCACTGGAGGACGATGGCACGCTGCTGTGGCGCTATCCGACCGGGCGCACCGACCTGTATCGGCCCAGCCCGGTGACCGTGGCCGATGTCACCGGTGACGGCCAGCCCAATCTGGTCACGGCCTCGGCGATCCTGTCGGGCCTGTTCGTCCAGAATCATCTGCTGATGGTGCTCGACCACGCTGGCGGCCTGGTCTGGGAGCAGGTGGTCGCCGACAATTCCGCGTCTGCCTCGGGCGTGGCCGCCCAGGATCTGACCGGCAATGGCGCCTGGGAGATCATCTGGAACGGGGCCATCGATGGCTTGCTGCTGTTCAACGGCCCGGACGGCGAGCGGCTCTACAACGAGCCCTACACGGGTTCCGGCACGGTGCTCGACTACCCGAGCCTGGGCGATGTCGACGGCGACGGACAGGCCGAAATCGTGGTCGCCGGGCGCAACGGTCTGTTCGTCTACGGTCACGGCAGTCGCTGGGTCGATGCGCGCCCGGTCTGGAATCAGCACAACTACCACATCAACAACATCAACGGCGACTGGAGCGTCCCGTTCACCGAAGCGAACAGCTGGGAACTGCACAACACCTACCGCACCCAGACGCCGGATCGGGATCCGAGCTGCGCGCTGGACATCGACGGCGAGCCGGTGCCGCCGGGTTTCCTGGAACTCTCCCCCGGTCCGGACTCGCTGCTGCCCACGGCGGTCCCGCTGGTGATCAGCGGTCGCGTGCTTCCCGTCGCGGCGGGCCAGCCTCTGTTGAGCGTCGAGATCGATGGCGAAGCGGTCGATCTGCTCGATGCCTCCGGCGCCTTCTTCGTCGAGGTGGAACTGCTCCAGGGGCCGAACGCCTTCGAGCTGCGTGCCGTCGATCGCTGCGCAGAGGCCAGCACGACGCTGGTGCTGCAGGGCGGGGGCGATGACGCCAACCCCTGGACCGACATGGCCGACGCCTCGGTGCTGCTCGAGGCCCGCTTCTCGGGCACGACGCACGATCGAGGCAGGGACCGCCTGCTCGTCGATGTGCAGGCCTTCAACGGCGGCGGCTCGCTGCCCGGGCCGGTGCTGATGACGATCGGCAACGACGCCGACCCGGCTGTCGGCCTGCTCGCCGCCGATGGTCTCACCCCGTCCGGCGAGCCCTACGTGATCCTCGTGCCCGAAGGACAGGAGCTGGCGGCCAGTGGCCTGTCGGCGCCGAGATCCCTGGCGTTCTCGAATCCGGACTGGCGGTCGATCGAATTCACGCCACGCTTCATTGCGCCGGTGAATCAGCCGCCGTACTTCACGAGCATCCCGGACGCCCGGGCCACCGTCGGGCAGGCCTGGCGCTACGAGCTGGCCGCCGGCGATGGCAATGGGGATGCGGTTCAGTTGGTCCTCATCGCCGGTCCGACCGGCATGACCCTGGTGGGCGATGTCCTGAACTGGACACCCACCGGCGTCGGCAATGTCGATGTGCTGATCGAAGCCAGGGATGGTCGTGGTGCCAGCGCGCGCCAGGGCTTCGTGGTTCGGGTCGAGGACGCCAGCTTCAACCGACCGCCCGTATTCACCTCCGCGCCTTCGACGCAGCGACCGATCGGTGCCGAGTACCAGTACGATGCGGAGGTCCAGGATCTGGACGGTGACGTCCTGAGCTTCAGCCTGCAGGCGGCCCCTGCTGGAGTCACGGTGGATCCCGCGACGGGACGGGTGGAATGGGCCTTCAGCGCGCCGGGTCAGCACAGCCTGGTCCTGCTCGTCGACGATGGTCGTGGCGGTCAGGCGAGCCAGGCCTGGACCCTGTTCGTCGGCGAGCCGGCCGGCAGTGTCCCGGGGCCCGCTTTTGCCAGCGTGCCGCAGACCTTTGCCGCCATCGGTGTGCAGTATCGCTACGCCTGGGCCGCGACCAGCTTCGATGGCGCTCCGCCCTCGGTCAGCCTGCTGCAGGCACCACCGGCGATGGTCCTGGATCCTGGCACCCGGACCTTGAGCTGGGTGCCTTCCGGCGCTGACCTCGGGCCGCATGTCGTCGAACTCCAGGCCGTCGATTCGGAAGGGCAGATCGCCCTGCAGCGATTCGATCTCGAAGTGCTCGCCGAACTGCCGAATCAAGCGCCCTATCTGGTGAGCACGCCGCCGACCGCCGCCCGCATCGGCACCCCTTACAGCTACCTCGCCCAGGCCGTCGACCCTGAATTCGAAACCCTGAGTTGGTCCCTGGCAAGCGCACCGGCCGGCATGGCGATCGATCCGGCCACCGGTCAGCTCGATTGGGTGCCCGACGGATCGCAGTCAGGGGACTGGCCGGTCATCGTGCAGGCCACCGATCCGCATGGGGGTACGGGCGTCCAGGCGTTCACCGTGCGCGTTCGCGCGGCCAACGTCGACCCGATCATCGTGACCGGGCCGCCGTCTTCGATCACGGTCGGCGCCTTCTACAGCGTGCGCATGCTGGCCAGTGACGGCGACGGCGATGCGCCGATCTGGCGATTGCTCGAAGCTCCGGCCGGCATGACCCTCCACCAGGGGCTTGGATGGCTTCATTGGACCACCACCGGCGCGGCACCCGGCAGCTATCCGGTTTCCCTGGAAGTCACCGACGGCTGGGGTGGGCGCGATACGCTGGACTTCAGCATCGAGCTGCTGGCCGACACGCAGGTGCCGCAGGTGGGGATTCGCATGCTGGCGGACCCGGCCTGCCGTGGCGAAGCGGTTTCCGTGTGCGTGGATGCCTCGGACAACGTCGGCCTGGCCAGCCTCGGTCTGACGATCCAGGGTCAGGCGCGCCCGCTCGACTCCGCGCGCTGCTACCGGTGGACCCCGGCAGAGGCGGGTGCCTTCCCGGCCATTGCCCTGGCCATCGACCCCAGTGCCCAGTTCGCGCAGGCCGACGAGTCCTTGATCGTGGCCGACTGCAACGACGAACAGGCGCCGGTGGTCACCCTGGTCTCGCCGCAGGCGGGCGAGCGCTTCGATGCGCCGGTGCCGATCGTGGTCGATATCGAGGACAACACGCCGGCCGTGCTGAGTTGGGAGGTCACCCTGCGTCGCAAGGAAGGCGAGGGTGCTCCTGTCGTGCTGGCCAGCGGTACCGGGCCCGTCACCGCCGGCGAGATCGCGGTGTTCGATCCAACCGTGCTGCAGGCCGGTGACTACGAGCTCGATATCGTGGCCGGTGATGGCGCGCAGACCGGCGGGCTTCGCGTGCCCCTGGCGGCCGGCACCGGAGCCAAGCCCGGTCGCGTGGCCTTCACCGTTCGCGATCTGGTCTGGCAGTTGGGTGCCTTCCCGCTGGTGATCGGTCGTTCCTACGACAGCCTCGATGCGGGACCGCTGGGTAGCACCCCCGGTGACTTCGGTCCCGGCTGGCGTCTGGCCCTGTCCGCCAGCGTCGAGGACTCGCCCGATGATCCACCGACGGCGGGCCTGCAGCTGGGCGCCGAGCCCTACACGGACCAGACCCGCGTGACGGTCACCAAGCCGAACGGTGAGCGGGTGGGCTTCACCTTCGCTCCGCAGGGCAGGTCCTGGCCCTCGGTGCTCCAGTTCGACGTGGTCTACGAGCCGGACCCGGGTGTGACCGATGAACTCCGGGCGCTCGACTGGCCGGACATCGTCTTCGCCCTGGGCAATGGCTATGCCAACTACGTGATCCCCTACAACCCCTCGCTGTTCGAGCTGGAAACGGCCGAAGGCATGGTCTACGTGATCGACGAGGAGCTTGGTCTGCTCGAGGTCCGCGATCCGCAGGGCGGGGTGCTCAGCGTGGACGAGAACGGCTGGCAAAGCTCCTGGGGGGCAAGGGTGGACTACCTGCGTGACGGGCAGGGCCGGATCACCGACATCGTGCTGATCGATGACGATGGCACGAGCGAGCTTGCGCGAGTGCAGTACGGCTATGACGCCCTGGGCAATCTGGTCAGCGTCGAGGACGTCACCGGCGGCGTGGCCGGCTACGACTACGCCGACCCGGCCTTTCCGCACCATGTCACCGCGACTCGCGACGCCAATGGCCATCCGGTGGCCCAGATGGTGTTCGATGCCCAGGGGCGCATGGTTGCGCACTGCCCGAGCACCGGAGACCTGGTCACCCTGGACGGCTGCAGTCTGTTCGACTACGACAGCCAGGCCGGTGTCGAGACCCTGTTCGATCCGCGTGGTTTCCGCAGCGACCTGTTCTTCGATGGCGATGGCCTGCTGATCGAGCGGCACGACTACATCGACGCCAGCCAGTTCCTCGAACAGCGCTGGACCTATGACGAGGCCGGGCGGGAGATCGAGTACCGGGATCGCGATGGCGGCCTGACCCTGCGCGAGCGCGATGCCGACGGCAATGAACTGCGTCGGGTGCTGCCGGATGGCAGCCAATGGACCTGGACCTACGGCGATTGCGGTAGCGACTGGCTGGAGCAGTGCGACCCCCTCGGCAATTGCACGACGCGTCGTTACGATGCCGAGTGCCGGCTGATCGAGGAACGTGATCCGCTCGGGCAGGTTCGGCAGTTCGGCTTCACGCCCGAGGGTTTCCTGAACCAGGTCATCGACGCCGAATTGCAGGGCCGCAGCTTCGTCTACAACGCGGCCGGACTGGTCGAGCAGGAGATCGATTCGCTCGGCCAGACGACGACGTTCGAGTACAACGCCCTGGGGCAGATTCGCCGTTCCATCGACCGTGATGGCAATGAACGGGAGTTCGTCTTCGACAGCGACAACCGCCTGATCGAAGAGCGTCGGCCGGGTCAGGGGACGGTCGCGACCTGGACCTACAACGCGCTCAACCAGGTGGCCGGTGTGTCGAATGCCGACAGTCAGCTGGCCTTCGAGTACGATCTGGCCGGGCGCCTGGACCGCGTCGAACACAGTGCAGTCGGCGCGCCGGGCTGGTGGCTGGCCTACCAGTACGACGGCAGCGGCAATGTGGTGCAGATCGAGGACTCGGCCGGGGGGCTCACGATCTACGAGTACGACGGCGTCAATCGCCTGAGTTCGATCCGCCAGAGCGGCGCGGGGCTGCTCGAGAAGCGCGTCGATATCGAGTCCAACGGCTCGGGCTATCCGCTGGTGATCCGGCGCTATGCCGACCTGGCCGGCACCATCGCCGGGCCGGTCACCACCTATGAATACGACTGTGCCAGCTGTCCGGCCGGGCTGAGTGCGATCACCCACCGGCGGCCGAACGACGAGCTGTTGTTCCGGATCGACTTCACCCGCAACGCACTGGGTCAGATCACCGGCCTGCTCGACACGGATGGCCTGCATCACTACACCTGGGACGGTGCGGGTCGCCTCGTCGATGAGCAGCATCCGGCGCCCAGCGGCCTGCCGAGTGGCTCCACTGCCTGGGACGGCGTGGGCAACTGGCTGTCCCGGCCGACCGATCCGGGGCCCGTGTCGCTGGCCTACCTGGAAGGCAGCGCCGGACACCGTCTGCTCGGGGACAGTGTGTACTCCTACGACTACACGGCCTCCGGGCAGCTGGCCAGCCGGGAGCATGTCGTTTCCGGTGAGCGCCTGCTGTTGAGCTACTCCCCCCTGCAGCGCGTGGACTCGATCACCCTCGAGGATGGCGGGGGAGCGACGATCAGCTCGGCGAGCTATGGGTACGCGATGAACGGCTGGCGGGTCCGGGCCGAGCGCGACGGGGTTCGTCGTCACTATGCCTTCGACTTCGACAACCCGACCATGGCCCTGGACGATGCCGGCAACGTGGTCTGGCGTCGCCTGCACGGCCGCAGCGTCGATCGGCCCTTCGCCATCGAGCGTGGCGGGCAGCTGCGCTGGCTGCTGACCGATCATCTGGGCACGGTTCGAATGGAGACCGACGATCAGTCGCAGGTGCTGGTCGAATACGTCTACGACGCCTTCGGCCAGCAGGTCGCCGGTCCGCCACCGAGCCTGGATGATTCGCTTCGCTACACGGGACGCGACTTCGACCTGCCGGGTGGCCTCGGTCACTACCGGGCGCGCCTGTACGACCCGCGCATCGGTCGTTTCGTGGCCGAGGATCCGCTCAGGCCCTGGCACTACCGCTACGCGGAGAACAATCCGCTGAGCTTCGTCGATCCGAGTGGCGAGACGGCCGCGATCGAGTACGCGCTGGCCGTCTGTGAAGTGATCGGCCTGGCCATCAGCAACACTCAGCTGGGATTGAGCGTCAAGGCCTTCTTCGAGGACGCCGCCAATGCCATCAATGGCGCGGAGACCTCGGGCGCCAGCCCCTACGGCCTGCTTCCGGGGCCGTCCAGTGATTCGGGCAGTGGCGCCGGTGCCGGTGCGGAAATCGGCGCCAAGCTGGTCATTCCTTGCGGACTGGGGAATCTGTTATGA
- a CDS encoding DUF1566 domain-containing protein yields the protein MTSKTCVNEREPESPLMVAALMLSALLLLAMGLMLQSPVRAEDNAVIDQPLPNGSFSDGLAQWQVELAAATAPAPRVEVINGAARIERGSAFLAGLAQSFEAPEGLVALRLKLVESPLLTADGSFVPDAFDVHLSSESGLARSTTIRPGASAAANQAAVPAGFNLGDGVTLVGNVLRIPVAGVTEGERLTLSMALVGAGRDTASSVTIDDVVMEVLRKRPPANPDRFNACGLLRDRFDDERLAPRVPRCWTRQIADTGQQVCLGGVDGECPVPGRPGQDAEFGVDALAALGELPKLGAGPAGFDYSKLDASGELLPDDAPSWRCVVDNRSGLIWEVKLDDPGHIRHFAHTYSWRQDDPAVDGGSAGPSDGGLCEGSPCDTSGFVDRVNLDGLCGASDWRLPSRTELATLIHAGTSSPAMAIEFFPNTGGQVWTWTPAAANSGLAWRVDMDTGEIALDDKAGALRVRLVREIR from the coding sequence ATGACTTCCAAGACTTGCGTGAACGAACGAGAGCCCGAGTCGCCGCTCATGGTGGCAGCCTTGATGCTTTCGGCGCTATTGCTGTTGGCGATGGGCCTGATGCTCCAGAGCCCGGTCCGAGCCGAGGACAACGCGGTCATCGACCAGCCCCTGCCCAATGGCAGTTTCAGCGATGGGCTGGCTCAGTGGCAGGTGGAGCTGGCCGCAGCGACGGCGCCCGCACCTCGAGTGGAGGTCATCAATGGCGCCGCCCGCATCGAGCGCGGCAGCGCCTTCCTTGCCGGTCTGGCGCAGAGCTTCGAAGCCCCCGAAGGCCTGGTGGCGCTCAGACTGAAGCTGGTGGAATCCCCGCTGCTGACCGCCGATGGGAGCTTCGTGCCGGATGCCTTCGACGTCCACCTGAGCAGTGAATCGGGTCTGGCCCGGTCGACGACGATCCGTCCCGGCGCCTCGGCGGCAGCGAACCAGGCGGCCGTGCCGGCCGGCTTCAATCTCGGTGACGGCGTTACCCTCGTCGGTAACGTGTTGAGGATTCCCGTTGCCGGCGTCACCGAGGGCGAGCGTTTGACCCTGTCGATGGCCCTGGTGGGCGCCGGGCGGGACACGGCGAGTTCGGTGACGATCGATGATGTGGTGATGGAGGTCCTGCGCAAGCGACCGCCGGCCAACCCCGACCGCTTCAACGCCTGTGGCCTCCTTCGCGACCGCTTCGATGACGAGCGTCTGGCGCCCCGGGTCCCCCGCTGCTGGACGCGCCAGATCGCAGACACGGGCCAGCAGGTCTGCCTGGGTGGTGTGGATGGTGAATGTCCGGTTCCGGGACGCCCCGGGCAGGATGCGGAATTCGGGGTCGATGCCCTGGCCGCTCTGGGCGAGCTGCCCAAGCTCGGCGCCGGTCCGGCCGGCTTCGACTACAGCAAGCTCGACGCCAGCGGCGAGCTGCTCCCGGACGATGCGCCGAGCTGGAGGTGCGTGGTCGACAATCGCAGCGGCCTGATCTGGGAGGTCAAGCTTGACGATCCCGGCCATATTCGCCACTTCGCTCACACCTACTCCTGGCGGCAGGACGACCCGGCGGTCGATGGCGGCAGTGCCGGTCCCAGCGATGGCGGCCTGTGCGAGGGAAGTCCCTGCGATACCTCGGGCTTCGTCGACCGGGTCAACCTCGACGGTCTTTGTGGTGCCAGCGACTGGCGCCTGCCCAGCCGGACCGAGCTGGCGACCCTGATTCACGCCGGTACGAGCTCACCGGCCATGGCGATCGAGTTTTTCCCGAACACCGGTGGGCAGGTCTGGACCTGGACGCCGGCGGCGGCCAACTCGGGCCTGGCCTGGCGGGTGGACATGGACACGGGTGAAATTGCCCTCGACGACAAGGCCGGCGCGCTGCGAGTGCGACTGGTCCGGGAGATTCGATGA